From the genome of Deltaproteobacteria bacterium:
AACGCTAAACTCTGGCTGCGAAACATGAAACCAAATACCATGGTGGCAGCCTTGTAATAGTTCTGAGGCTGAACGACAAGCATCATAGCAAAAGTTTCTTAATTAAAAATTAATTAATCAATATGATTTTTAACTAGTTATTTTAAATGCAAACCTTGATCGCTTAATAAGCTAATAAAATTGCTTTTAAAACTATCACGGTCAAAATTTCTAGCATGTTTTTGAAGAATTTCAGATACATAAGAGCCAGAAGCTCGCAAGGTAAAAAACTTATCTACTGCATTAGAAAGGCTTTCTAATGTTTGTTCATTGAAAAGCACGCCAGTTGCCAAAGGCCCATCGGCAATCACTGTTTCACTACTACCACCGCTACCATAAGCAATTACCGGGCAACCTGCTGCCATGGCTTCAACCGGAATAATACCAAAATCTTCTTCACCAGGAAAAAGCAATGCTTCAGCACTAGCATATACATTACGTAATTCTGCTAAGCTTAACGATTTAACAAAACGAATATTTGAAGTTGCTATTTGTTTTAATTTATTTAGTTCCGGTCCATCTCCAATAACCGTAAGGTTAAATCCACGTTTACTGCACAATGAAACAGCTAAATCAATACGTTTATATGGAACCAATGCTCCAACGACAATAAATCCACTACGTGACTCAGCTGGTTGATTTGTAGAAAAATAATCAATATCTACAGGAGGATATATAACTTTTACAGAAAGATTCCACACTCTTTTAATGCGATTTTTTACAAATTCTGAATTCGCAATAATTATTTGGCCTTGATGAGATGTGCGAATATCCCAACGCCTTAAAAACTTAGCCAATATATGCGCCATCGGATTGGTAATTGCAGTGAACGGCAGCGCTGCTAAGTAATGAGGCATTTGGTCCCAAATATAACGCATTGGCGAATGTACATAGGCAATATGCACTTGATCTTTATTTGTGTGAACAGCTTTAGCGACACAGTGGCTAGTTGAAATAACCAAATCAAATTTACTAAGATTAAAACTCGCAATTGCTGCTGGGAAAAGCGGTAGATATTGGCGAAAACGTCGTGGCGCTAAAGGCAGTTTTTGGATCCAACTTGTATGTATCTTATGTGCAGCAAGTTCTGGGTGTATCAGTTTTTTTCTGCAAACTAACGTAAATATAGGTGCTTGTGGGAATAATCGCGCTATTTCAAGTAGTACTTGCTCTCCCCCTCTATGGGCAACAAGCCAATCGTGAACCAACGCAACTTTCATAAAAACTCATTAAACAATATGCAGTATCTTGGCCAGAAAGAAACCGCATGCTAGTTTTTCTAAATATGTTTTACAAAACATCATCACCTTGCTGGGCTTATTTTATAATTGCTGGTTTATTGCAAAGTTGTATTACTGCCGAGGACCCAAATACACCAAACCAACCGCACTTACCAATTGCCTGTTTACGTGTGCCAGTTATTGCTGCAGTAGATAAACCGATTGTTATTGATGCAAGTAGCTCTAAATACACTACTAGTTCAGGTATTACTTATATTTTTGAATTTGGAGATGGAACATCACCTTTACGTTCTAATGAGCCGTTAGTTCGACATATTTTTACACATGAAGGTCTATATACTATTATTGTTAGAGTCGTAGATTTCAGTGGTGCGCAAGTCGTAGCTCTTCAAGATATATCAGTTTTAAATGATTTGCCTGATCCACCAGATTACTGCAAACAAGATAATGATTGCCTCATTGGTGATGAATGTGAAGATGGTATTTGCTATAGCGTTGGTGGCGCTGTTGAGTGATTATTTTACTTTAGAAAAAAGCAATGCGTGCATAGATTTTTGATCTGCAGGAGTAAACTCATAAGCACTAAATTCGTTAGAACCGACCCAACGAAACTCACGAATATTAATAACTTGTGGTTCAGCATTACCAATATGACAACGATAAAGATGCAATTCAACAATGAAACCATCATACTCGCGTTCAGTAGAAGATAAGTGTTCTTCTACGCTTGCCTCTAAACCTAGTCGTTCTTTTAATTCACGTTTAAGGGCTACGTAATCACTTTCGCCTGGTTCAACTTTGCCACCTGGAAATTCCCATAATAATGGCAAAACAGCCTTTTGTTGGCGTTGGGTAATTAGATATCGACCGTTTCTGATTATCGCTGCGCTCACAACACGGATACGCTGTTTGACCACGACACAGCTCCTACAGGCAAAACGCGACACTCAATACATATTAAAAGAAGTTTTGTCATACCAAATACATCAAGCTAACTAAATTGACAAAAACTCTTATTTATAATCGGCAAGATATTAACTCAATAATTGGTGTTGATGCAAAACCTTTTAAATATAAAGTATGCTGCGATTAAACTTTTCAAGTCGCACGCACAACAATAGCACTACTTGAATATTAGTTTAGTCTTTCGTCTTAAGAATGTGTAGAGGTAACCATTTTCTGAAATTAAAGCTAGGGTATCGTTTTCCCAGATTACGTCATTAGCCATACGAGCGCCAAAAGCGGCAGCTTGTAAAGGACGACCGGTTTGAGCATTTAGCACCACTAGCCCATTGTCACCACCAGCAAATGCCAATAAATTTTCACGAGTAACCATTCGAGTAACAAGGCCTGAATCTAATTTTGTGCGATATACCAACTCACCATCTTTAAGTTTAAAAGCCCAAACAAAACCATTGCCATTACCAGCAATTATATTTTTACCACTAATGATAATACTTCTAATGGCAGGTATATCTCGTTGCCAGATGGTCTGACCATCACTTGGATTTAATGCAAATAATCCATCTTCATATGAAGCTACAAAAAGTTTTCCATCAGCTATGATTGGATCTGCATCAGCATCTAAAAAACCTTCGCCCCGCAAAGATAACGAACGCATCCAATGCTGATTACCATCTTTTAGGGCATAAGATGCTACATAACCATCAGAGAAACCTGCATAAATAGTATCGTCAACAACCAGTGGGCATGCATGCCCAACAATACTAATAGTGTTTTGCGGTGGACGACCAGTTGCCCATAAAATATCGCCTTTAAAAATATCAAGAGCAACAATACGATTGGTAGCAGTAGCTAATATCAGTTTTGTACCTGCAACTACTCCCGAAGCCCTAACATCACCACCAACGTCAGTTTTCCAAATCAAAGTTCCATTTGCCGCATTTACCGCTAAAACGTTGCCATCGCGGCTACCTAACACTGCAAGCTGACGATCGGTAAATGAAGCTAAATTTATCGTTGAGTCGGATGGATTTTTAATCTGAATCGTAGCTACAGCTGATGACCTCAATGAAACCAAAGGCACATCAACCAAGGTAACCGTAGATTCAAAGGGTATCCCGTATTTATAAACCCAAGAGATTTCACCGGTATCAAGATTTCTTGCTTCAATATTGCCATCGCCAGTACCCAAAATAACTAAGCCGTAGCGATGAGAAACTGCTGGTCGACCAAAACTAACAATAGATTTGCGAGCAAAACCGGTACGGACAACAGGTACCCGCCATTGCAATGAAAATATCGCCTTTTTCGATGGACGAATTTTAATAGCTGAACCATCAAGTTGTTCAGTTAGTTGAGCATCGTTTACAGCTATTGGTGGCCGTAACAATGCAGCTGCAAAAGTTAGTGCTGTAAAAAGTTGGCTCACGGTTCGGTCTTAGTTTCTTCGACAGTTTTTTTACCTTCTTCAAGTGAAGCATCTGCAGTTTCAGGATGACCTATTTTGGCGTAAAGTTCTTGAACTTTGGTCGAAAATGAAGAGTTGGGATACTCTTTTTCTATGCGAGCTAAAAGATTGCGCGCTTCTTTTATTTCATTTTTTTCAGCATGCAACCGCGCTAGTTGAAATAGTGCATGGTCTGCATAAAAATGCTTACTAGTACCCGTCAAATGCTGCCAAATTTTTAAAGCACCATCAATATCGCCTTTTTGCTCAAGTAAATATGCGCTGCGTTCGATAGCTAAAAAATATAAATTATCATTAGGTGTTAAGCTATTAACGAGTGTTTGTAGAATATTTAATGCTTTGTCTTGCTCACCAAGCTCAATATCGAGATCAGCTATGTAAAAACGTGCCATTTGTGCCACACCACTTGTGCCAAAGTTATCAACAACTTTTATAAAGGCGCTACGAGCACTTTGAGCACGATCTTCTTTTGATGCAAAAGTTGGAGGAGTGGCTGTAGGATCGGCTTTCTCTGCATTTTCAGCTATAGCTGCGTCTTTTATTTCAATGGCTTGCTTATATAACTTTGAAACTTCAAGGCGTTGACTATTAAGAAACTCGATACCTATCCAAACACCGACTATTGCTAAAATGACCAATAAAATCGGTATGATAACAGCCAAACGGTGGTTTCGCATCCACTTAAAGCTGCGATTAGCAGTAGCTAGGAATGCATCGTCTTTTTTAAGCAATTGCTTGCGAGTTTTTTTCTCTGCCACCTTTAAAACCCTCCAAGGCTTTGTTTTTCAGAGCATATTCATTTTTTAATAAAAACGTCTCTTACTGCAATGGGACCATGAATGGCAACGCGGTTCACATAAGTTCTTGCTAAATACAGATCACGAAATTACTTTCCCTATGGGTAGATAGTGGTATAGGGAACAGTCATAAAATTGACTAGCTCGCTTTTGGTAGCTTTAAAACTACCAAGGTTGTTTAATAAGCGATTCCTGGCTGCCTTTTTTTGTTTTGTATTTTAGGCGCTGGCTCGCTTTAGCGTAATGTGCTCAATGAGGGGAGCACATTAGCGCAAAAAATCTTTTAGTAAGCGAGCCCTAACGCTAGCGCGCCTATAGTGAAGGAGCGCCGAGACGACTCCATGACCCGTAAAATGATCGTTAATGCTATCGATCCAGAAGAGATCCGAATCGCCATCTTAAACCAGGGAATTTTAGAAGATTTTGACATTGAATCTAGAGGTGTCGAAAAAAACAAGGGCAATATTTATAAAGCTGTTGTTGCTGCGGTTGAACCTTCTTTAAATGCTGCATTTATTGATTATGGCGTAGATAAACAGGGTTTTTTAACTGCAAATGATGTTGACCCACGTCTTTACACTAATGAAGTCGAAGAAAAATCTTTTCGTATTAATGAATTGTTAAAACCTAAACAAAATATTCTCGTACAGGTAACTAAAGATGAGGTTAATCAGAAAGGCGCCGTACTCACAACCTACCTATCACTTGCTGGAAGATATGCAGTACTAATGCCTGGCTCAGAGCGCCATGGCATTTCTCGAAAAATTGAAGATGATGAAACTCGCAGACGTATGCGTGAAGCTGCCGCAATGCTTGATGTGCCAGATAATATGGGTGTCATCGTTCGCACGGCTGGCAAAGATCGCTCTCGCGAAGAATTAAATCGTGACCTCCAAATTCTTTTACGTTTATGGGGAAATATTAAATTAGAAGTAGAGAAAGCCTCAGCGCCAGCTTTAATTTTTAAAGAACAAGATGTAGTTATTCGAGCACTACGTGATTACTACCGAGACGATATCGATGAAATTGTGCTTGATAATGATGAAGCTTTTGACCGGGCTGATGAATATATGCACCTGGTTATGCCTGATAAAAAAAGTGTATTATCACGCTATGT
Proteins encoded in this window:
- a CDS encoding glycosyltransferase — protein: MKVALVHDWLVAHRGGEQVLLEIARLFPQAPIFTLVCRKKLIHPELAAHKIHTSWIQKLPLAPRRFRQYLPLFPAAIASFNLSKFDLVISTSHCVAKAVHTNKDQVHIAYVHSPMRYIWDQMPHYLAALPFTAITNPMAHILAKFLRRWDIRTSHQGQIIIANSEFVKNRIKRVWNLSVKVIYPPVDIDYFSTNQPAESRSGFIVVGALVPYKRIDLAVSLCSKRGFNLTVIGDGPELNKLKQIATSNIRFVKSLSLAELRNVYASAEALLFPGEEDFGIIPVEAMAAGCPVIAYGSGGSSETVIADGPLATGVLFNEQTLESLSNAVDKFFTLRASGSYVSEILQKHARNFDRDSFKSNFISLLSDQGLHLK
- a CDS encoding (deoxy)nucleoside triphosphate pyrophosphohydrolase, whose translation is MVKQRIRVVSAAIIRNGRYLITQRQQKAVLPLLWEFPGGKVEPGESDYVALKRELKERLGLEASVEEHLSSTEREYDGFIVELHLYRCHIGNAEPQVINIREFRWVGSNEFSAYEFTPADQKSMHALLFSKVK
- a CDS encoding PKD domain-containing protein; translated protein: MFYKTSSPCWAYFIIAGLLQSCITAEDPNTPNQPHLPIACLRVPVIAAVDKPIVIDASSSKYTTSSGITYIFEFGDGTSPLRSNEPLVRHIFTHEGLYTIIVRVVDFSGAQVVALQDISVLNDLPDPPDYCKQDNDCLIGDECEDGICYSVGGAVE
- a CDS encoding tetratricopeptide repeat protein, whose protein sequence is MAEKKTRKQLLKKDDAFLATANRSFKWMRNHRLAVIIPILLVILAIVGVWIGIEFLNSQRLEVSKLYKQAIEIKDAAIAENAEKADPTATPPTFASKEDRAQSARSAFIKVVDNFGTSGVAQMARFYIADLDIELGEQDKALNILQTLVNSLTPNDNLYFLAIERSAYLLEQKGDIDGALKIWQHLTGTSKHFYADHALFQLARLHAEKNEIKEARNLLARIEKEYPNSSFSTKVQELYAKIGHPETADASLEEGKKTVEETKTEP
- a CDS encoding PQQ-binding-like beta-propeller repeat protein, translated to MSQLFTALTFAAALLRPPIAVNDAQLTEQLDGSAIKIRPSKKAIFSLQWRVPVVRTGFARKSIVSFGRPAVSHRYGLVILGTGDGNIEARNLDTGEISWVYKYGIPFESTVTLVDVPLVSLRSSAVATIQIKNPSDSTINLASFTDRQLAVLGSRDGNVLAVNAANGTLIWKTDVGGDVRASGVVAGTKLILATATNRIVALDIFKGDILWATGRPPQNTISIVGHACPLVVDDTIYAGFSDGYVASYALKDGNQHWMRSLSLRGEGFLDADADPIIADGKLFVASYEDGLFALNPSDGQTIWQRDIPAIRSIIISGKNIIAGNGNGFVWAFKLKDGELVYRTKLDSGLVTRMVTRENLLAFAGGDNGLVVLNAQTGRPLQAAAFGARMANDVIWENDTLALISENGYLYTFLRRKTKLIFK